One Brassica napus cultivar Da-Ae chromosome C2, Da-Ae, whole genome shotgun sequence DNA window includes the following coding sequences:
- the LOC125582530 gene encoding uncharacterized protein LOC125582530, translating into MKRGFMGSSKKESADSLTILKSTREESIDTLQAASIDNVNQASNDTIQLVSDNTVHLDTIHHASIDTVHLTSINTVHLLSIDTVHLTSIDTVHPNTVYRDTVHPDTVHPDTVYPVKNNTTCGETEKIKVLILKVNENEMLRDEECRTRNSAGQLINAQGAVIYDVIVVAEMNDFDLSRDWYDWVGQDSFQGLPHQDPRNHIEELEDLVSRSEQNEVSEHHMLCMIFPYSISGDAFSWFSQLKPGSLTSWENIERAFLYKFLDDAEAIREKEKNDKWDRFLALLDEEYMIPIQVLDDIMAKRDEQHGFGEPSKVEEADTSDPTAASIRAKASRNADSKHLRPLICEEEAAGFHKRVKRKHDLVKFVVSCSVFKAESPIPPDRSMQFNSYNEVLDDHQHVEASQRGLRFIDEVDKGPAEAAWFDTDRIPSVDIDQIPSNDINKPASIDATTSPSIDTGCVSEPNKFDVCGNLRDGDTTTRSDKSGGKKRMNWKKRKRIKDGPQVSLVPHFSDGVRKSRVRSRCFSQPFAKLRALFIAEMIDRG; encoded by the coding sequence ATGAAGAGAGGATTTATGGGTTCTTCAAAGAAGGAGTCTGCTGATTCACTCACGATCCTTAAGTCTACGAGggaagaatcgatcgacaccctccaagcagcatcgatcgacaacgtgAACCAAGCATCAAACGATACTATCCAACTTGTGTCGGACAACACTGTTCATCTCGACACTATTCATCatgcgtcgatcgacactgttcatctcaCGTCGATCAATACTGTTCATCTTCTGTcaatcgacactgttcatctcacgtcgatcgatactgttcATCCGAACACTGTTTATCGTGACACTGTTCATCCGgacactgttcatcccgacACTGTTTATCCGGTGAAAAACAACACCACTTGCGGGGAGACAGAGAAGATCAAAGTGCTCATACTCAAAGTCAACGAGAATGAGATGTTAAGAGACGAAGAATGTCGCACTCGCAACAGCGCAGGACAATTAATTAATGCTCAGGGTGCTGTGATCTATGATGTGATTGTTGTTGCTGAGATGAATGACTTTGACCTGAGCCGAGACTGGTACGATTGGGTTGGTCAAGACTCCTTCCAGGGTCTTCCTCACCAAGATCCTAGAAACCACATCGAAGAGCTTGAGGATCTTGTGTCAAGGAGTGAGCAGAATGAAGTGTCTGAACACCACATGCTCTGCATGATCTTCCCCTATTCTATTTCTGGGGATGCATTCAGCTGGTTCAGTCAACTAAAGCCAGGATCTCTAACCAGCTGGGAGAACATTGAAAGAGCATTCCTTTACAAATTTCTTGATGATGCTGAGGCAATtcgagaaaaggagaaaaatgataaatgggACAGGTTCTTGGCATTGTTAGATGAGGAGTATATGATTCCAATACAGGTGCTCGACGACATTATGGCAAAAAGGGATGAACAACATGGATTTGGAGAGCCGAGCAAAGTAGAAGAAGCTGATACAAGTGATCCGACTGCAGCATCGATCCGAGCTAAGGCCTCACGCAATGCTGACTCCAAACATCTGAGACCACTTATATGCGAAGAAGAAGCTGCTgggtttcacaaaagagtgaagaggaaACATGATCTTGTGAAGTTTGTGGTTTCATGCTCTGTATTTAAAGCTGAATCTCCTATTCCACCTGATAGAAGTATGCAGTTCAACTCTTACAATGAGGTATTGGATGATCATCAGCACGTAGAAGCTTCTCAGAGAGGGTTGCGATTTATAGATGAAGTCGATAAGGGCCCAGCAGAAGCAGCATGGTTCGACACCGACCGGATaccatcggtcgacattgaCCAGATACCATCGAACGACATCAACAAGccggcatcgatcgacgctaccacttctccatcgatcgacactggatGCGTATCAGAGCCGAATAAATTCGATGTGTGTGGAAATCTTAGGGATGGAGATACCACAACgcgatcagacaagtctgggggaaagaagaggatgaattggaagaagagaaaaaggatcaAGGACGGTCCTCAGGTATCATTGGTCCCTCACTTCTCAGATGGTGTCAGGAAATCTAGAGTGcgcagcagatgcttctcacaGCCATTTGCAAAGCTTCGAGCACTCTTTATTGCCGAGATGATAGACAGAGGATAA